From Bacillus oleivorans, the proteins below share one genomic window:
- a CDS encoding MFS transporter: MIKLTKKTNFLIFILAISCGALATNIYYAQPIVQFIAKDLNISSDLSGLLTTLTQIGYGLGLFFIVPMADLFKSKKIIVLLIGLSIISLIGTLISINGIVFLILTTVIGIGACAAQILVPLTMRIVPIEETGKYVGKVMSGLLIGIMIARPLSIGITDWFGWRMVFLFSLITLVAVLLLIIKFLPNYEIVSNSNLSYSNLITSMVKLLINTSPLQQRAFYHACLFATFSLYWTVIPILLRSEPLHFSNNEIALIGFVAIAGALLTPTIGKIADKGYIFTMTNVSMALVLLSIVLLFFVQDHSLLSVIIILISGISIDIGVSGNLLLGQKVIFSLNPEERNRLNGLYMTIFFLGGAFGSWIGSYTYYKFNSEATLLIGTALPLIALLVHLIKNNTINLSKTKSKYMS, translated from the coding sequence ATGATAAAGTTGACTAAAAAGACAAATTTTCTAATATTTATTTTGGCAATTAGTTGTGGTGCACTTGCTACTAATATTTATTATGCACAACCAATTGTACAATTCATTGCAAAAGATCTGAACATCTCTTCTGATTTATCTGGATTGCTCACTACCTTGACACAAATTGGGTATGGATTGGGATTATTTTTTATCGTACCAATGGCTGACTTATTTAAAAGTAAGAAAATAATTGTTCTTCTTATCGGGCTTTCTATTATTTCATTAATTGGTACTCTTATTTCGATAAATGGAATTGTTTTTTTAATATTAACAACCGTAATTGGCATTGGAGCCTGTGCGGCTCAAATATTAGTTCCACTAACAATGAGGATTGTGCCCATTGAAGAGACAGGTAAATATGTAGGTAAAGTGATGAGTGGTTTATTGATTGGGATTATGATTGCTCGCCCATTATCTATCGGAATAACTGACTGGTTCGGCTGGAGAATGGTATTTCTATTTTCATTAATAACGCTAGTTGCCGTATTATTGTTAATTATAAAATTTTTGCCCAACTATGAAATAGTATCGAATAGTAACTTGTCATATTCAAATTTAATAACCTCTATGGTGAAGCTACTAATAAATACATCTCCTTTACAACAAAGAGCTTTTTATCACGCATGTTTATTTGCAACATTTAGTCTTTATTGGACAGTTATCCCAATTTTATTAAGGTCAGAGCCATTACATTTTTCAAATAATGAAATTGCATTAATTGGATTTGTTGCAATAGCTGGAGCTTTATTAACTCCTACCATTGGTAAAATAGCAGATAAAGGTTATATTTTTACAATGACTAATGTATCAATGGCGCTCGTACTATTATCTATCGTACTATTATTTTTTGTTCAAGATCATTCACTATTGAGTGTAATTATAATCCTTATCTCAGGCATTAGCATTGATATTGGTGTATCAGGAAATTTATTACTAGGTCAAAAAGTTATCTTTAGTTTGAACCCCGAGGAAAGAAATAGACTTAATGGATTATATATGACTATTTTCTTTTTGGGAGGAGCCTTTGGTTCATGGATTGGAAGTTATACTTACTATAAATTTAATAGTGAAGCAACTTTACTCATCGGAACAGCTTTGCCTTTAATCGCCTTATTAGTTCATTTAATAAAAAATAATACAATAAATTTATCTAAAACCAAAAGTAAATACATGTCCTAA
- a CDS encoding TetR/AcrR family transcriptional regulator, whose product MGRSISFNKEHALDKAMYLFWEKGYDATYISDLIETMGISRSTLYDSFGDKDELFKLVLEHYKNYGYRKRNLLFSGINTKESLKSFFYQHIEECYSDDIPKSCIITNSSLLIGHIDPSIEKILLNDFNELEKVFKQVIEEGKKKGEISQGANSELVAYSLLSLNHSINLMSRYRKEKYLAYNLVDKTIADL is encoded by the coding sequence TTGGGTAGAAGTATTAGTTTTAACAAAGAACATGCTTTGGATAAAGCAATGTATTTATTCTGGGAAAAAGGTTATGACGCTACATATATCTCAGATCTTATTGAAACAATGGGAATAAGTCGATCCACTCTCTACGATAGTTTTGGAGATAAGGATGAACTATTTAAACTGGTTTTAGAACATTATAAAAACTATGGCTATCGAAAGAGAAATTTACTTTTTAGTGGCATAAACACTAAAGAATCACTTAAATCCTTTTTTTATCAACATATTGAAGAATGCTATTCAGATGACATTCCCAAAAGTTGTATTATAACTAATTCTTCATTGCTTATTGGACATATTGATCCTTCCATAGAAAAAATACTTCTAAATGACTTTAATGAACTTGAAAAAGTATTTAAGCAAGTCATTGAAGAAGGAAAAAAGAAGGGAGAAATTTCACAAGGGGCTAACTCTGAATTAGTTGCATATTCTTTATTAAGTTTAAATCATAGTATTAATTTAATGTCCAGATATAGAAAAGAGAAATATCTAGCCTATAATCTGGTGGATAAGACTATTGCAGACCTATAG
- a CDS encoding SDR family NAD(P)-dependent oxidoreductase has product MDMELKNKTALVTGSTRGIGKAIAIELAKEGVNVLINGRNYEEVERTVNEITLEFPDTFPQNATADIVDIQQREALFKKHSQIDILVNNMGIYEIMKYEDVDDEVWEKYIRTNVLAANGLSKFYLPKMIKNNFGRIIFIASEEAVMPSGQMPQYCMTKSMLLSLSKSLSKLTIGKEVTVNTIMPGPSLSENVYQIIEGMYPNEDMTFSEKEKEFMTTNLPQSEIQRFIKPTEIGRLATFICSPYASAFKGSPIRMDGGMVPTIF; this is encoded by the coding sequence ATGGATATGGAATTAAAAAATAAAACAGCTTTAGTCACTGGATCAACAAGAGGGATTGGTAAAGCAATTGCCATTGAACTTGCAAAAGAAGGTGTTAATGTACTAATTAATGGACGAAATTACGAAGAGGTAGAACGAACCGTAAATGAAATTACGTTAGAGTTCCCTGATACCTTCCCTCAAAATGCTACTGCCGATATTGTAGATATTCAACAAAGGGAAGCATTATTTAAAAAACATTCCCAAATTGATATTTTAGTTAACAATATGGGGATTTATGAAATTATGAAATATGAGGACGTCGACGATGAAGTATGGGAAAAGTATATCCGTACTAATGTTCTTGCTGCAAATGGATTATCTAAATTTTACTTACCTAAAATGATAAAAAATAATTTTGGTCGAATTATCTTTATTGCGAGTGAAGAAGCAGTTATGCCCTCGGGACAAATGCCTCAATATTGTATGACAAAATCAATGCTATTATCATTGTCAAAAAGCCTATCTAAATTAACAATAGGAAAAGAAGTTACAGTCAATACGATCATGCCGGGACCATCACTCTCCGAAAATGTGTATCAAATAATTGAGGGGATGTACCCTAATGAAGATATGACTTTTTCAGAAAAAGAGAAAGAATTTATGACTACAAATCTACCTCAGTCTGAAATCCAACGATTTATCAAGCCAACTGAGATAGGTAGATTAGCTACCTTTATATGTAGCCCTTATGCATCCGCTTTTAAAGGTTCTCCGATCCGTATGGATGGAGGCATGGTACCGACTATTTTCTAG
- a CDS encoding AraC family transcriptional regulator, with protein MTLYTSNRIKIPAGFWAGLRQLGIVAHDVVRKAQLPITIVSDPVVTTAQYFAIWQAYSDLIDDTAKGIIKLVKSFETDHFPPTVLATYHARDYRDALKRMARYKQLCPPESLHIIEEDELCTIEIKTLHSEHPSPPILIGITLAFLLELGRRGTGQTLTAKFVEFSTHSIGDLQILEDYFGCRIQIGTNCNRLTIHRADLDRPFVSYNAELLEMLTPVLEQSLIEQPRSPSITETVKWIMKRSLTGGRPDIQTIASELGISDRTLQRRLTEEGTSFKHLLTKVRHEQAREYLADPSLDIKEVAFLIGYEDQNSFYRAFHLWEGATPLKWRTEHLGAKLIN; from the coding sequence ATGACGTTATATACCTCTAATCGTATTAAAATTCCAGCAGGATTTTGGGCAGGATTACGTCAATTGGGAATAGTCGCCCACGACGTGGTTCGAAAAGCACAATTGCCAATCACCATTGTTTCTGATCCAGTTGTCACCACAGCCCAATATTTTGCAATCTGGCAGGCTTACTCCGATCTCATCGATGACACTGCCAAAGGAATCATCAAGCTTGTGAAATCCTTTGAAACAGATCATTTCCCTCCGACTGTCTTAGCAACTTACCACGCTCGTGACTACCGTGATGCTTTAAAGCGAATGGCCAGGTACAAACAACTGTGCCCTCCAGAAAGCTTACATATCATCGAGGAAGATGAACTCTGTACAATTGAAATAAAAACATTGCATAGTGAACACCCCAGTCCTCCCATTCTAATTGGTATTACGTTGGCATTTCTTCTCGAGCTGGGACGCCGGGGCACAGGTCAAACTTTGACAGCAAAGTTCGTAGAATTTTCTACCCATTCAATTGGCGACCTACAGATACTTGAAGATTACTTTGGCTGCCGAATTCAGATCGGTACAAATTGTAACAGGTTGACTATACATCGAGCAGATCTGGATCGTCCCTTTGTCTCGTACAATGCAGAATTGCTGGAGATGCTGACTCCCGTACTGGAACAGTCGTTGATTGAGCAGCCACGCAGCCCCTCAATTACCGAGACGGTCAAGTGGATCATGAAACGTAGCCTAACAGGAGGTCGCCCTGACATTCAGACTATCGCGAGCGAGTTAGGGATAAGCGATCGTACCTTGCAGCGGCGACTTACTGAAGAAGGCACGAGCTTCAAGCATTTGTTAACAAAAGTTCGACATGAGCAGGCTAGAGAGTACCTGGCAGACCCGTCACTTGATATTAAAGAGGTCGCCTTTTTGATTGGATATGAAGACCAAAACTCATTCTACCGTGCCTTTCACCTTTGGGAAGGTGCTACCCCTTTAAAATGGCGTACTGAACATCTCGGTGCAAAATTGATTAATTGA
- a CDS encoding DUF5412 family protein: MLPLVFGILGFKYNDTIISKIRSWLTIFFVLILLIILVILLLLSSLGRDELIKTVQSPDENYTINFYSWDAGAAGTFGISGEVEGFWSHRRIYYERRIEQAELEWLNNHTISINGHHLDLDNEETFPR; the protein is encoded by the coding sequence ATGTTACCTCTTGTCTTTGGAATTCTTGGATTTAAATACAATGATACAATAATTTCAAAGATTAGAAGTTGGTTAACAATCTTTTTTGTCCTTATTTTATTAATTATTTTGGTGATTCTGCTTTTGTTATCCTCTTTGGGAAGAGATGAATTAATAAAAACCGTTCAGTCACCAGATGAAAACTATACCATTAATTTTTATTCCTGGGATGCTGGTGCAGCTGGAACATTTGGAATTTCAGGAGAAGTAGAGGGATTCTGGTCTCATAGAAGGATTTACTATGAAAGAAGAATTGAACAAGCAGAATTAGAATGGTTAAACAATCACACCATTTCTATTAATGGGCATCATTTGGATTTAGATAATGAAGAGACTTTTCCAAGGTAA
- a CDS encoding DUF3231 family protein, whose protein sequence is MIKIWETIMDAIKSQSVQDEDQPLHVGEVMACWIYLAGLELAKVSVQAGLNTTTDDELKAMLEEDMKLGTSQRERLHHFMIKEGIPLPSAPEDMPISDPKGIPLGVKLTDDVIANELSLKIASLILRAAGAAAESIRTDVGLLFIQFQAEKLAYATRLKHLMRKRGWIKIPPFYVPPGSQHH, encoded by the coding sequence ATGATAAAAATTTGGGAAACAATTATGGATGCCATAAAATCACAGTCAGTTCAAGACGAAGACCAGCCTCTTCATGTTGGCGAAGTCATGGCATGCTGGATTTACTTAGCGGGACTTGAATTAGCAAAAGTCTCTGTTCAGGCAGGTTTAAATACCACGACGGATGATGAACTAAAAGCAATGCTTGAAGAGGATATGAAACTAGGTACCAGTCAAAGGGAGCGGCTCCATCATTTCATGATTAAGGAAGGAATTCCGTTACCTTCTGCTCCAGAAGATATGCCAATATCAGATCCTAAAGGTATTCCTCTCGGTGTTAAATTAACTGATGATGTAATTGCAAACGAATTATCTTTAAAAATCGCAAGTTTAATTTTGCGCGCTGCTGGTGCTGCTGCCGAATCGATTCGTACAGATGTTGGTTTATTGTTTATTCAGTTTCAAGCAGAAAAATTAGCTTACGCAACTAGACTAAAACATTTAATGCGTAAACGGGGATGGATTAAAATACCGCCATTTTATGTTCCACCTGGGTCCCAACACCATTAA
- a CDS encoding DUF1697 domain-containing protein yields the protein MVYVALLRGINVGGKNKIDMKLLKQTFEQVGMNDVMTYINTGNIIFSYKGLSKTELSHFLEEAIHNDFGLQIKVVVRSVDEVREIINAIPKTWKNDKDMRSDVMFLWDEINDESVLGNLVIKPNIDTVKYVPGAILWSIDKKNVTKSGLSKIVGSKIYKQVTVRNVNTVRKIYELMQA from the coding sequence ATGGTTTATGTCGCTCTTCTTAGAGGGATTAATGTAGGTGGAAAAAATAAAATTGACATGAAGTTGCTTAAACAAACGTTTGAACAAGTCGGGATGAACGATGTGATGACATACATCAATACAGGTAATATTATTTTTTCATACAAGGGTCTATCAAAAACTGAACTATCACATTTTTTGGAAGAAGCAATACATAATGATTTCGGATTACAAATTAAAGTAGTAGTTCGAAGTGTCGATGAGGTCAGAGAAATTATTAACGCTATTCCTAAAACTTGGAAAAATGACAAAGACATGAGAAGTGATGTCATGTTTTTATGGGATGAAATTAATGATGAATCTGTACTTGGGAATTTGGTTATTAAACCGAATATTGACACGGTAAAGTATGTCCCCGGCGCGATCCTATGGTCGATTGACAAGAAAAATGTAACTAAAAGCGGTTTGTCAAAAATCGTTGGATCAAAGATATATAAACAAGTTACGGTAAGAAATGTCAACACCGTTCGTAAAATATATGAACTGATGCAAGCTTAA
- a CDS encoding MBL fold metallo-hydrolase produces MNIHQIRNATLVVEYAGKKFLIDPMLAEKGTYPPFPNAPRQDQNNPLVSLPTSIDNIIQDIDAVIVTHLHYDHWDDAAKEALPKEIKIFSQNEEDATEIRNTGFQNVEVLQEDTVFEGIQLIKTKGEHGRGEILKLAGLVCGVVFKHPDEKTLYVAGDTVWYEAVQEVIDTHKPEIIVVNAGDNQFFEGGSLVMGKDDVYEVYKAAPNAKIIAVHMEAVNHWALSREELKSFINERGIASNVLVPNDGESYSF; encoded by the coding sequence ATGAATATACATCAAATTCGTAATGCAACATTAGTTGTTGAATACGCAGGGAAAAAGTTTTTAATCGATCCAATGTTAGCGGAAAAAGGGACTTACCCTCCTTTCCCAAATGCACCAAGACAAGATCAAAACAATCCTTTGGTTAGCTTGCCAACATCCATTGATAATATTATTCAAGATATTGATGCTGTTATAGTCACTCATCTGCATTATGACCACTGGGATGATGCTGCTAAAGAAGCACTGCCAAAAGAAATTAAAATATTTTCCCAAAATGAAGAAGATGCAACAGAAATTCGAAATACTGGTTTCCAAAATGTAGAGGTTTTACAAGAGGATACCGTTTTCGAAGGTATCCAATTAATTAAAACAAAAGGCGAGCACGGAAGAGGTGAAATCTTAAAGCTTGCTGGTCTAGTGTGTGGCGTTGTCTTCAAGCATCCTGATGAGAAAACATTATATGTAGCTGGCGATACGGTTTGGTATGAAGCAGTACAAGAAGTCATTGACACACATAAACCGGAAATTATTGTGGTCAATGCCGGAGATAACCAATTCTTTGAGGGCGGTTCTCTTGTCATGGGGAAAGATGATGTATATGAAGTGTATAAGGCTGCCCCTAATGCAAAAATTATTGCTGTCCACATGGAAGCTGTCAATCACTGGGCATTGTCCAGAGAAGAACTAAAGAGCTTTATTAACGAAAGAGGAATCGCTTCTAATGTGTTAGTACCAAATGATGGTGAATCATATTCATTTTAA
- a CDS encoding Lrp/AsnC family transcriptional regulator — protein sequence MLDNTDMRILDELSKNSRITMKELGEKVHLTGPATTARVAKLEDSGIIEGYTIKVNQVKLGFYIHAFITIITERIFHQSYLSFIKTQERYLINNYKISGDGCYLLECKFPSNELMNQFLEELNEHANYKLSIVIDK from the coding sequence ATGTTAGATAATACGGATATGAGGATCTTAGATGAACTATCCAAGAACAGTCGGATTACAATGAAAGAATTAGGCGAGAAAGTCCATTTGACTGGACCAGCTACAACGGCTAGAGTAGCAAAATTAGAGGATAGTGGTATTATTGAGGGCTATACCATTAAAGTTAACCAAGTCAAATTAGGATTTTATATACATGCTTTTATTACTATCATTACAGAACGGATTTTTCATCAATCATATCTGTCGTTCATAAAAACACAAGAGAGATATCTAATAAATAATTATAAAATCAGTGGAGATGGTTGTTACCTTCTAGAATGTAAGTTTCCATCCAATGAATTAATGAATCAATTTTTGGAAGAATTAAACGAGCATGCAAACTATAAATTATCCATTGTTATTGATAAATAG
- a CDS encoding DinB family protein, whose amino-acid sequence MSSYFFEKGLHGVNAHVDPVEVFEGLRWEMAGKKTENCPYSVWQVLNHMIFWQDYYLTLLKGRVPNPPEHDEETWPDETAPSNETEWNNTFLQFSNGLKEAENEAKKDLKELRDARLGRTRGDILTTLMAHNSYHTGQIALIRRIIGAWPPPSW is encoded by the coding sequence ATGTCATCTTATTTCTTTGAAAAGGGGTTACATGGGGTAAATGCTCATGTTGATCCCGTGGAAGTGTTTGAGGGTTTACGGTGGGAGATGGCTGGAAAAAAAACCGAAAACTGTCCATATTCAGTGTGGCAGGTTCTAAACCATATGATTTTTTGGCAAGATTACTATCTTACCTTGCTTAAAGGTAGGGTGCCCAATCCTCCAGAACATGACGAAGAAACTTGGCCCGATGAAACAGCTCCGTCAAATGAAACCGAGTGGAATAATACTTTTCTCCAATTCAGTAATGGACTAAAGGAAGCTGAAAACGAAGCAAAAAAAGATTTAAAGGAACTGCGAGATGCGAGATTAGGAAGGACTCGAGGTGACATTTTAACCACACTTATGGCACACAACAGTTATCATACAGGGCAGATAGCACTGATTCGGCGAATAATTGGAGCGTGGCCTCCCCCTTCATGGTGA
- a CDS encoding DinB family protein, with translation MTHVKDILTDQFLANANDASWYRPFSESVEDLTEEQALWKPNENCLSIAEIVQHLIYWNQCWQTRYIESSIDSAPSIADNIESFKIPENITFKELKETLLDVLLRWDGLLTTEKIESDVIGFSEKAKWWQILGNSTTHNAYHIGQIIFIRKLQNSWKTDK, from the coding sequence ATGACTCACGTAAAAGATATTCTAACTGACCAGTTCTTAGCGAATGCCAATGATGCGAGTTGGTACAGACCATTTTCAGAATCCGTGGAGGATTTAACAGAAGAACAAGCATTGTGGAAGCCAAATGAAAATTGTCTTAGTATAGCTGAGATAGTACAGCATTTAATATATTGGAATCAATGCTGGCAGACTAGGTACATTGAATCCAGTATAGATTCTGCCCCTTCAATTGCAGATAATATTGAGAGCTTTAAAATACCTGAAAATATCACCTTTAAAGAATTAAAGGAAACGTTGCTTGATGTACTTTTAAGGTGGGATGGGTTATTAACCACTGAGAAAATAGAAAGTGATGTTATCGGTTTTTCGGAAAAGGCTAAATGGTGGCAGATTCTTGGAAATTCAACTACTCATAATGCATATCATATTGGTCAAATTATATTTATTAGGAAACTACAAAACAGTTGGAAAACAGATAAGTAA
- a CDS encoding TetR/AcrR family transcriptional regulator, which translates to MVNFEYYMAWQSYIAPRIEAQKTPKEMLRLYIESNLTFVDENRQHVFAVIEMVSNKRTADGKLRFAADHDETILLPIENILTLGMQEGFFREFTRSSARVMALTIRNAIDGFTIELMRKPHLDVQEYTRELVTIFDKSTKKECVT; encoded by the coding sequence TTGGTAAATTTCGAATACTATATGGCTTGGCAATCATATATTGCTCCACGAATAGAAGCTCAAAAAACTCCAAAAGAAATGCTTCGGTTGTATATTGAATCCAATCTTACATTCGTAGATGAAAATCGGCAGCATGTTTTCGCTGTTATAGAAATGGTTTCTAATAAGAGAACTGCTGACGGTAAACTTCGGTTTGCAGCAGACCATGATGAAACTATTTTACTTCCAATTGAAAATATTCTCACCCTAGGGATGCAAGAAGGATTTTTCCGAGAATTTACCAGATCGTCAGCAAGGGTGATGGCGTTAACAATAAGAAATGCCATTGACGGGTTCACCATTGAATTAATGAGAAAGCCTCATTTAGATGTTCAGGAATATACTAGAGAACTGGTTACAATCTTCGATAAATCAACTAAAAAGGAATGTGTCACTTAG
- a CDS encoding DUF2197 domain-containing protein, which translates to MIYYEVLCYSCKRKFKVYEGSLKYKQFKERRNRIFCCEDCSHKIRIDAIKNFFR; encoded by the coding sequence ATGATTTACTATGAGGTACTTTGTTATAGTTGTAAAAGAAAATTCAAAGTATACGAAGGTTCACTAAAATATAAACAATTTAAGGAAAGAAGGAATAGGATTTTTTGTTGCGAAGATTGTAGCCATAAGATACGCATTGATGCAATTAAAAATTTCTTTAGATAG
- a CDS encoding SpoIID/LytB domain-containing protein has protein sequence MLSKRVSKWMSVLATIVLFTGLFSQLGQASTSEENKSWVEYTEKIMAKDQEVLELELQGELKLANNYDVIQKGENRVYQKTLDDVRVGAENVTVRVNHKNEITKIFINGPTPIETMRVGIMTSGFATVDHERIVLSSQAGLEIVDKVAGETFAVAAGEKVTFTPASGEITVTNANRDVLYTTPNRLYAFTEEGSKIKVENITRASGDPSYRGFFEITASDAGDKLNLINEVDFEQYLYQVVPSEMPAYFGLEALKAQAVAARTYALGDYLSDRFAHNGFFVLDSVMSQVYNNTPENAMTTQAVNETAGVIMLGADGSLVDARYYSTSGGYGASKHQVWADNDGSFPGQAVPYLIAQSHTFDPNDPSKMLEIDTQSEEEILNFYKTLSHTGYDGNSPWFRWKVSLTKEELENTINANIIGRQAADPNIVLTQNETGEFVSQPIPAEGIGEFVDMYVAKRGDGGNIMELVIEGTTGTYKIVKEYNIRFTIRPSNAFTNGGNVVLHRATAGSTDYTGTLNNYTILPSAFFGFEMDEENGVTFYGGGNGHGVGMSQYGAYYLGTALNYEYDRILTSYYPNMSLNDLSVLTELGK, from the coding sequence ATGCTGTCAAAACGAGTAAGTAAATGGATGAGTGTATTGGCAACCATCGTTCTTTTTACTGGACTTTTTTCTCAATTAGGACAAGCTTCCACATCAGAAGAAAACAAATCCTGGGTTGAGTATACGGAAAAAATTATGGCCAAGGATCAAGAAGTACTTGAATTAGAGCTTCAAGGTGAGTTAAAGCTTGCAAACAATTACGATGTAATACAAAAAGGCGAAAACAGAGTGTACCAAAAAACGCTCGATGATGTAAGAGTCGGTGCAGAAAATGTAACAGTTCGAGTGAACCATAAAAATGAAATTACGAAAATTTTTATCAATGGGCCAACCCCAATTGAAACAATGAGAGTAGGGATTATGACTTCAGGCTTTGCGACGGTTGACCACGAAAGAATCGTATTAAGTTCACAAGCAGGACTTGAAATCGTTGACAAAGTTGCTGGTGAAACCTTTGCAGTTGCTGCAGGAGAAAAAGTCACGTTTACACCTGCTTCAGGTGAAATAACCGTAACAAATGCGAATAGAGATGTATTATATACGACTCCTAACAGACTTTATGCATTTACGGAAGAGGGAAGCAAAATCAAAGTAGAGAATATTACAAGAGCAAGTGGGGATCCGTCTTACCGTGGGTTCTTTGAAATAACTGCATCTGATGCGGGAGATAAGCTGAACTTAATAAACGAAGTAGATTTCGAACAATATTTATATCAAGTCGTTCCTAGTGAAATGCCGGCTTATTTTGGACTTGAGGCACTAAAAGCGCAAGCTGTTGCTGCTAGAACCTATGCATTAGGGGATTACTTAAGCGATCGCTTTGCGCATAATGGATTCTTTGTATTAGATAGCGTTATGAGTCAGGTTTATAACAATACTCCAGAAAATGCAATGACAACACAAGCAGTAAATGAAACTGCGGGCGTTATTATGTTAGGTGCAGATGGTAGTTTAGTAGATGCTAGATATTACTCTACTTCTGGAGGATATGGGGCTTCCAAACATCAGGTATGGGCAGACAACGATGGTTCATTTCCGGGCCAAGCAGTACCTTACTTGATCGCGCAAAGCCATACATTTGATCCGAATGATCCTAGCAAAATGCTTGAAATTGATACACAAAGTGAAGAAGAAATACTAAACTTCTATAAAACATTGTCCCATACAGGCTATGATGGAAATTCACCTTGGTTTAGATGGAAGGTTAGCCTAACAAAAGAAGAGCTGGAGAATACCATTAATGCAAACATTATTGGCAGACAAGCAGCTGACCCTAATATTGTGTTAACTCAAAATGAGACGGGAGAATTTGTAAGCCAGCCAATCCCTGCGGAAGGAATCGGGGAATTTGTTGACATGTACGTTGCAAAACGCGGTGATGGCGGAAATATTATGGAGCTTGTTATTGAGGGAACAACAGGTACCTATAAAATTGTAAAGGAGTACAATATTCGTTTTACAATCAGACCAAGCAATGCATTTACAAATGGTGGAAATGTCGTCTTGCACCGCGCTACAGCTGGCAGCACAGACTACACTGGAACCTTAAATAACTACACAATCCTGCCATCAGCTTTCTTTGGTTTTGAAATGGATGAGGAAAATGGTGTTACATTCTATGGCGGCGGAAACGGCCACGGTGTAGGGATGAGTCAATACGGTGCCTATTACCTTGGTACAGCATTAAACTATGAGTATGACAGGATTTTAACTTCTTATTATCCAAATATGTCATTGAATGACCTTTCAGTGTTAACTGAATTAGGGAAGTGA